One Pseudomonas sp. MH9.2 DNA segment encodes these proteins:
- a CDS encoding methyl-accepting chemotaxis protein codes for MVKFASDITARVEQHEQDARSAAQAFHISVETQKVTEQGSQVIQQAASEMRQISLNIENSSRIITQLGERSDQISAIVNTIRSIADQTNLLALNAAIEAARAGDQGRGFAVVADEVRQLAGRTSRSTAEISDMIQVIQSETQLAIDSMNNTRATAAKGVELADQAGSVIVQISDGTSHAVDAVRMFAHQDVAR; via the coding sequence GTGGTCAAATTCGCCTCCGATATCACCGCACGCGTCGAACAACATGAACAGGATGCGCGTAGCGCCGCGCAGGCATTTCACATTTCGGTCGAGACACAAAAAGTCACCGAGCAAGGCTCACAAGTGATTCAGCAGGCCGCCAGTGAGATGCGCCAGATATCCCTGAATATCGAAAATTCCTCCCGGATCATCACCCAGTTGGGTGAACGCTCGGACCAGATCAGCGCCATCGTCAATACCATCCGCAGCATCGCCGACCAAACCAATTTGCTGGCCCTCAATGCAGCCATTGAAGCCGCTCGGGCTGGAGATCAGGGTCGAGGATTCGCAGTGGTTGCCGACGAAGTCCGGCAACTGGCAGGGCGTACCAGTCGCTCCACCGCAGAAATATCAGACATGATTCAGGTGATCCAGAGCGAAACCCAGTTGGCCATAGACAGCATGAACAATACACGGGCCACCGCAGCCAAAGGTGTGGAACTGGCGGATCAGGCCGGCTCGGTCATTGTGCAAATCAGCGACGGTACAAGCCATGCCGTGGATGCGGTGAGGATGTTTGCTCATCAGGATGTGGCGCGCTGA
- a CDS encoding class I SAM-dependent methyltransferase, giving the protein MSTFTVTDDDAASTNAPDAKAKAGSGAYPDADYAHQYDDDFVSRWDELIDWQKRSEGEGTFFIDLLRKAGAFKVLDVSTGSGFHAVQLRKAGFHVVACDGSPTMVKRAEVNFRRHGLSIPIRQSDWLELDSEVLGKFDAVVCLGSSLCHVFDDTARHQVLQRFRSLLNPGGLLIIDQRNFQAIRAGKFKTSGRYYYCGKTAHVSVGEVNDHVCEFVYTFSDSATFRLRVYPILPQQLSDEIAQAAFSQPRSYGDFKPIYDAMNSDFIVHTAIAL; this is encoded by the coding sequence ATGTCCACGTTTACCGTGACAGATGATGATGCTGCCAGCACTAACGCTCCCGACGCCAAAGCCAAAGCAGGTTCCGGCGCCTATCCCGACGCCGATTATGCTCATCAATACGACGATGACTTTGTCAGTCGCTGGGACGAGTTGATCGATTGGCAAAAGCGATCCGAAGGTGAGGGCACTTTTTTCATCGATCTGCTGCGCAAGGCGGGTGCTTTCAAGGTGTTGGATGTCTCCACGGGCAGCGGTTTTCACGCGGTGCAGTTGCGCAAGGCGGGGTTTCATGTGGTGGCCTGTGACGGCAGCCCGACGATGGTCAAGCGCGCTGAAGTCAATTTTCGTCGGCATGGTTTGAGTATTCCTATTCGCCAATCCGATTGGCTGGAGCTGGACAGCGAGGTCCTGGGTAAATTCGATGCCGTGGTCTGTCTGGGTAGCTCGCTGTGTCACGTGTTCGATGACACGGCGCGACATCAGGTGCTTCAGCGTTTCAGAAGTCTATTGAACCCGGGTGGTTTGCTGATCATTGATCAGCGCAACTTTCAGGCTATACGGGCTGGTAAGTTCAAGACGTCTGGTCGGTATTACTACTGCGGTAAAACCGCTCATGTGAGCGTCGGCGAGGTGAACGACCATGTTTGCGAGTTCGTGTACACCTTCAGTGATAGCGCCACTTTCCGGTTGCGGGTTTACCCCATTCTTCCCCAGCAACTGAGCGATGAAATAGCGCAGGCAGCGTTCAGTCAGCCCCGATCCTACGGTGATTTCAAACCGATTTACGATGCCATGAACAGCGATTTCATTGTTCATACGGCCATCGCGCTGTAA
- a CDS encoding MurR/RpiR family transcriptional regulator translates to MPSTDQHALPENSADMPPANAKSLLKLITTEYENLPRQLKRIAAYMSQQSDRIMVDRISDIARECEVHPSAIVRFSQRFGFSGFSEMQALFREAYTHKTTPVQNYQQRIRSMIANKSQKASGGDLARDCVNATLSGLERLGAELDDEAFDKAVDLVVNADNIYVVGVRRSFAVADYLVYNLQHTNKRIHLISGLGGSYREQMRSVRANDLVIAISFTPYGKETQHCLRIAQHNQAKTLIITDSNLSPLAKRANAILLVNEGSSFAFRSLSATLCLCQALFIAVAYRLELKVDQIHEQVGFED, encoded by the coding sequence ATGCCCAGCACTGATCAGCACGCCTTGCCCGAAAACAGCGCCGACATGCCTCCAGCGAACGCCAAAAGTCTGCTCAAGCTGATCACCACTGAATACGAAAACTTGCCGCGTCAGCTCAAGCGCATTGCGGCCTACATGAGCCAGCAAAGCGACCGAATCATGGTCGACCGCATCAGCGATATCGCCCGCGAATGCGAAGTGCATCCGTCGGCCATCGTGCGGTTTTCCCAGCGGTTCGGTTTCAGTGGCTTCAGCGAAATGCAGGCGCTGTTTCGCGAGGCCTATACCCACAAGACCACTCCGGTTCAGAACTACCAGCAGCGCATCCGCAGCATGATCGCCAACAAGTCACAGAAAGCCAGCGGCGGCGACCTGGCACGTGACTGTGTGAATGCCACGCTGTCCGGGCTGGAGCGTCTGGGCGCAGAACTGGATGATGAAGCCTTCGATAAAGCGGTTGATCTGGTGGTCAACGCCGACAATATCTATGTGGTTGGTGTGCGTCGGTCCTTCGCGGTCGCCGATTACTTGGTGTACAACCTGCAGCACACCAACAAGCGCATCCACCTGATCTCAGGCCTGGGCGGCAGCTATCGCGAGCAAATGCGCAGCGTGCGCGCCAACGACCTGGTCATCGCCATCAGCTTCACCCCCTATGGCAAAGAAACCCAACACTGCCTGCGTATTGCCCAGCACAATCAAGCCAAGACCCTGATCATCACCGACAGCAACCTCTCCCCTCTGGCCAAACGCGCCAACGCAATACTGCTGGTCAACGAAGGCAGCTCCTTCGCCTTTCGCTCCCTGAGCGCAACGCTGTGCTTGTGCCAGGCGTTGTTCATCGCCGTGGCTTATCGGCTGGAGTTGAAAGTCGATCAGATACATGAGCAGGTAGGGTTTGAGGATTAG
- a CDS encoding DUF4142 domain-containing protein: MKRYSSILRVTGFALLFGMACAPAYAAYPAVFVDHASAKSMAVIQTSQLALEKSQSEDVKNFAQLMIKDHTDANQKLATVAKALKVPLARETELMDRTKNMILQYRGASFDNAYVSNQVKAHEAIIQLFEDEVRTSQTPALTAFAKETLITLQEHLKMAKQLQAKYNE, from the coding sequence ATGAAGCGCTATTCTTCTATCCTTCGAGTGACCGGTTTTGCTCTGTTGTTCGGTATGGCCTGCGCGCCTGCCTATGCGGCTTACCCGGCGGTCTTTGTTGACCATGCCTCGGCCAAAAGCATGGCAGTAATCCAGACCAGCCAACTGGCGCTGGAAAAAAGCCAATCCGAGGATGTGAAAAACTTTGCTCAACTGATGATTAAGGACCACACCGACGCCAACCAGAAACTGGCCACCGTCGCTAAAGCATTGAAGGTACCGTTGGCGCGCGAAACCGAGCTGATGGATCGCACCAAGAACATGATTCTTCAGTACCGCGGTGCGTCGTTCGACAACGCCTACGTCAGCAACCAGGTGAAGGCGCATGAGGCCATCATCCAGTTGTTTGAAGATGAAGTAAGAACATCGCAGACGCCAGCACTCACTGCCTTCGCCAAAGAGACATTAATCACGTTGCAGGAGCACCTGAAAATGGCGAAACAGCTCCAGGCTAAATACAACGAGTGA
- a CDS encoding transaldolase family protein: MDDRDFVRLLKSFNANSEVWWDSSPTGYSAFKQQLLHRYPTVSDYINELLPELFSCSPSGVSGVTTNPRLVTAAIIDESSMWVPRIQALSQTLSAAHVQDRLYTELIAQGASLLNPLWQQTWHRQGWFSAQVDVNDIHCAERMVQHGLALTKIAPNVMIKVPGSQAGYGAIEQLVAQGCSINNTFCFTVSQFAACLRAIRLGQAAALHNGTDVSGARYVITFMIGRFGAESLLDTQARERGIELTPVDKRWAEIAIYHAIQALLLRSNSPARLLISSIKVDRMPGEISRCWHLEKTGERETCYTLTPEIIEFLVQRENIGCSVQPSASRVPRAVLYKLMKIPYFRDARFEESIAARDFAHHPAFICAHSEAVFAHQRLSDFIQGASQALPRSVPFTGAVSRSGQTADQAVLLRASA; the protein is encoded by the coding sequence ATGGACGACCGGGATTTTGTTCGCCTTCTAAAAAGTTTTAATGCCAACTCCGAAGTGTGGTGGGACTCTTCTCCAACAGGCTACTCGGCGTTCAAACAACAGTTATTGCACCGCTATCCGACTGTTAGCGATTACATTAATGAATTGTTACCTGAGCTGTTTTCCTGCAGTCCGTCTGGGGTCAGTGGCGTGACCACTAACCCCCGGCTGGTCACCGCCGCTATTATCGACGAATCGTCAATGTGGGTGCCGCGCATTCAGGCACTGAGTCAGACACTCAGCGCCGCGCACGTTCAGGACAGGCTCTATACCGAGTTGATTGCCCAAGGTGCATCTTTGTTGAACCCGTTGTGGCAACAAACCTGGCACCGCCAGGGTTGGTTCTCGGCTCAGGTCGACGTCAATGACATTCATTGCGCCGAACGTATGGTCCAGCATGGGCTGGCGCTGACGAAAATCGCCCCCAATGTAATGATTAAGGTTCCGGGTAGTCAGGCCGGTTATGGCGCCATCGAACAACTGGTCGCGCAAGGGTGCTCAATCAACAACACGTTTTGTTTCACCGTTTCGCAGTTTGCTGCCTGCCTGAGGGCCATTCGTCTGGGTCAGGCAGCTGCTTTGCACAACGGTACGGACGTGAGCGGCGCACGCTACGTGATTACATTCATGATCGGCCGGTTTGGCGCCGAGTCACTCTTGGACACGCAAGCCCGTGAGCGCGGGATTGAGCTGACGCCTGTGGATAAGCGCTGGGCAGAAATAGCGATTTATCACGCTATTCAGGCCCTTTTGTTGCGGTCCAATAGCCCGGCCCGACTGTTGATCTCCAGCATCAAGGTTGACCGTATGCCCGGCGAAATCAGTCGTTGCTGGCACCTGGAAAAAACCGGGGAGCGTGAAACCTGCTACACGCTGACGCCGGAAATTATTGAGTTTCTGGTGCAGCGCGAAAACATCGGTTGTTCGGTACAACCTTCGGCTTCGCGCGTCCCTCGCGCGGTTCTTTATAAGTTGATGAAGATCCCTTATTTCCGCGATGCTCGTTTTGAAGAGTCTATCGCTGCCCGCGATTTTGCCCATCACCCGGCATTTATCTGCGCTCATAGTGAAGCCGTTTTTGCACATCAGCGGCTGTCGGACTTCATCCAGGGGGCAAGCCAGGCGCTGCCGAGGAGCGTGCCTTTCACCGGAGCCGTGTCTCGGTCCGGACAGACCGCCGATCAGGCTGTTTTGTTGCGAGCTTCAGCATGA
- a CDS encoding MFS transporter produces the protein MTTYAIDARAPGVNGVVLAIVLTGFVASTYGFGVYLFASLVVDMRRDLGFGYTAVGLITGGAQVGFLSFSVLTSYLGRFFQGWKISLYSTLVTALSLLGLAMSNNIWLSGALLILLGGCSASAYIPLAEIVTKSFSANKRARVMGLISSGTSYGVFINGLLVSSLTLQGGWRNIWLTAGLVSLGLCVLAYFLLRNTPSPAIPSSKESVVEPSDQEWLSGPLYLMWLVAFLNGLTLLPFQTYLAPFMREELGISASTAGLVWSTIGAVGMAAGFLVGWIADRIGARLALILCFTSACVASLCVYHFNSEGYFYVAGFLFALAFYPVFGLVPTYIGQIVGVSRLTQAFGIANVLIGLGGVCGNFLGGVCKDVLGSFAPLYMFISIFLLVQLVVVAMLPNVRQSD, from the coding sequence ATGACAACCTACGCGATAGATGCACGGGCTCCGGGCGTCAATGGGGTCGTTCTGGCAATCGTGCTGACAGGTTTTGTCGCCAGCACTTATGGTTTTGGCGTGTACCTGTTCGCCAGTCTGGTGGTCGATATGCGCCGTGACCTGGGGTTCGGCTATACCGCCGTGGGCCTGATAACCGGGGGCGCGCAGGTAGGGTTTTTGAGCTTTTCGGTTCTGACCAGCTACCTCGGGAGATTTTTCCAGGGGTGGAAAATAAGCCTCTATTCGACCCTCGTCACAGCCCTGTCGCTATTGGGTCTGGCCATGAGCAACAACATCTGGTTGTCGGGTGCGTTGTTGATACTGCTCGGCGGCTGTTCAGCATCGGCCTATATCCCGCTGGCAGAGATCGTGACCAAAAGCTTCTCGGCCAACAAGCGCGCGCGCGTCATGGGGCTGATTTCCAGTGGCACCAGTTACGGGGTGTTCATTAACGGTTTGCTGGTCAGCTCACTCACCTTGCAGGGTGGTTGGCGAAATATCTGGCTGACCGCTGGCCTGGTGTCCTTGGGGTTATGCGTCCTGGCTTACTTCTTACTGCGCAACACGCCATCACCGGCCATTCCGTCGAGTAAGGAATCGGTTGTCGAGCCGAGCGATCAGGAATGGCTGAGCGGCCCCCTCTATTTGATGTGGCTGGTTGCTTTTCTCAATGGCCTGACTCTGCTGCCCTTTCAAACCTACCTGGCCCCGTTCATGCGCGAGGAACTCGGCATCTCCGCCTCCACCGCAGGCCTGGTCTGGTCGACTATTGGAGCGGTGGGTATGGCGGCCGGCTTTCTGGTGGGCTGGATCGCTGATCGAATCGGCGCTCGTCTGGCGTTGATCCTGTGTTTCACCAGCGCCTGTGTGGCGAGCCTCTGCGTCTATCACTTCAACAGTGAGGGCTATTTTTATGTTGCCGGCTTTCTTTTTGCCCTGGCGTTCTATCCGGTTTTCGGCCTGGTGCCTACGTATATCGGCCAGATCGTGGGTGTCAGTCGTCTGACCCAAGCGTTCGGGATCGCCAATGTGCTGATTGGACTAGGCGGGGTGTGCGGCAACTTTCTGGGTGGGGTTTGCAAAGATGTACTGGGCTCGTTCGCCCCCCTTTACATGTTCATTTCAATATTTCTGTTGGTGCAACTGGTGGTGGTCGCCATGCTGCCTAACGTGCGCCAAAGCGACTGA
- the cysC gene encoding adenylyl-sulfate kinase, which produces MKTQCVGSTSTFNFFSSTVSEPDITDFKQASVVVWLTGLSASGKSTIAGALYSVLQSAGCPSCVLDGDSLRTGLCKDLGFTLDDRAENIRRVAEVAALMVNAGLMVIVALISPTSVSRHHARSIIGNDRFVEVFVDAPLSVVEARDPKGLYRKARNGQLRDFTGIDSPYEAPVCPELYIPSDCVTVEEAVDIIVSWMCTRLRG; this is translated from the coding sequence ATGAAAACTCAGTGCGTGGGCTCGACTTCGACGTTTAACTTTTTTTCTTCCACCGTTAGCGAGCCTGACATTACCGACTTCAAACAGGCCTCCGTTGTCGTGTGGTTAACCGGCTTGTCGGCTTCAGGAAAGTCGACTATTGCCGGTGCGTTGTACAGCGTGCTGCAGTCCGCCGGTTGCCCCTCTTGCGTTCTCGACGGTGATTCGCTCAGGACCGGTCTGTGCAAAGATTTGGGATTTACCCTGGATGACCGCGCTGAGAATATTCGTCGTGTTGCCGAAGTTGCTGCACTCATGGTCAATGCGGGATTAATGGTGATTGTGGCGCTGATCTCACCGACCTCGGTCTCACGTCATCACGCTCGCTCGATCATTGGCAATGATCGATTCGTCGAAGTGTTTGTCGATGCGCCCTTGAGCGTGGTCGAGGCGCGGGACCCTAAAGGGCTGTATCGCAAAGCCAGGAACGGGCAACTCCGTGACTTCACAGGGATCGACTCCCCTTATGAGGCGCCGGTATGCCCTGAACTGTATATACCGTCTGATTGTGTGACCGTCGAGGAGGCAGTGGATATCATCGTGTCATGGATGTGCACGCGTCTGCGGGGCTGA
- a CDS encoding SDR family oxidoreductase, with protein sequence MKKVVITGAANGIGKATVKACITEGFYVIAADKDRGGLECLAAEVGCEQLEIQFADFSKFTTIKSFIPGLYKKHTSLYALINNAGLYHGKSVYHYTDSEIDEIWTVNLKALVYLSKDFAEGEMESKAFRSIVNITSVAGEVGSCDALYGATKAGVIGLTKANAWNFAPYIRVNAVSPALVRETAIHAMIPDYRREEYERQEVIKDPITPAGVADVIVFLLSEKSRHLTGKIVAVDNGAYPR encoded by the coding sequence ATGAAAAAGGTAGTGATCACCGGTGCCGCTAATGGCATTGGCAAAGCGACGGTCAAGGCATGCATTACCGAAGGTTTCTACGTGATTGCCGCAGACAAGGACCGGGGCGGGCTTGAGTGCCTGGCCGCGGAAGTCGGGTGTGAGCAGCTGGAGATTCAGTTCGCGGATTTTTCCAAATTCACCACGATCAAATCGTTCATTCCTGGTTTGTATAAGAAGCACACGTCGCTGTACGCGCTGATCAATAACGCGGGGCTGTATCACGGCAAAAGTGTTTATCACTATACCGATAGCGAAATCGACGAAATCTGGACTGTCAATCTTAAAGCTCTGGTGTACCTGTCCAAAGACTTTGCAGAAGGGGAAATGGAATCCAAAGCATTTCGCAGTATCGTCAACATCACTTCGGTGGCGGGAGAGGTCGGCAGTTGTGATGCGTTATACGGTGCTACCAAAGCAGGGGTGATCGGCTTGACCAAAGCCAACGCCTGGAACTTCGCTCCTTACATCCGGGTGAATGCCGTCTCGCCGGCCCTGGTTCGCGAAACGGCAATTCACGCCATGATCCCCGATTACCGACGAGAAGAATACGAGCGCCAAGAGGTGATCAAAGACCCGATCACTCCCGCTGGCGTGGCCGATGTGATCGTTTTTTTGCTGTCAGAAAAAAGCCGGCACCTGACCGGGAAAATCGTTGCTGTGGATAACGGCGCCTACCCTCGATAG
- a CDS encoding CGNR zinc finger domain-containing protein translates to MPLRLMSIHSLRLVGGMAVLDFLNSCNGRRPGTSLGEVAESLLTLEDVIYWFQHANLISTAERDHLLALIPASSYQQNNAYQQMIAFREQLYGLFFPIAEGHRITPAALDSLNKALVDAAPYRQLALVEGATTWVWCRSHTLEEVIASLIGRLAVQAASLLTSPELARLKLCSTLACDWLFLDTSKNGRRRWCQMSICGSREKAKRASTAYEPVE, encoded by the coding sequence ATGCCTCTTCGTCTTATGAGCATACATTCGCTTCGCTTGGTGGGGGGTATGGCGGTGCTGGATTTTTTAAACAGTTGCAATGGCCGCCGACCAGGAACGTCATTGGGCGAAGTTGCCGAAAGCTTGTTGACCCTGGAGGACGTCATTTATTGGTTTCAGCATGCGAACTTGATCAGTACGGCTGAACGCGACCATCTTCTGGCATTGATCCCGGCTTCGTCTTATCAGCAGAACAATGCTTATCAGCAGATGATCGCGTTTCGCGAACAGCTATATGGGTTATTTTTCCCTATTGCCGAGGGGCACCGGATAACTCCCGCAGCCCTTGATTCCCTTAATAAAGCCTTGGTGGATGCAGCGCCTTACCGTCAATTGGCGTTGGTGGAGGGCGCTACGACATGGGTGTGGTGTCGTAGCCACACGCTGGAAGAAGTGATAGCAAGCCTGATCGGTCGCTTGGCGGTGCAGGCAGCCTCATTATTAACATCTCCAGAGTTGGCCCGGCTCAAGCTCTGTTCAACCCTTGCCTGCGACTGGCTGTTTCTCGATACCTCGAAAAATGGTCGTCGACGCTGGTGCCAGATGAGTATCTGCGGCAGTCGAGAGAAGGCGAAAAGGGCTTCGACCGCGTATGAGCCTGTTGAGTAG
- a CDS encoding HAD-IA family hydrolase, whose protein sequence is MHTYGHAQDITPTPCIIDALPIENLPDLIIFDCDGVLVQSEEITLSVLAKLFNAHLLDRRPEWPPLEINDCIRRFRGRKINTCLDELQDEYSTVLPLYFETVLREQALSLYTTDLQATEGIIDLVSSLNTRLCVASSAPRSKIEQCLKLTRLWPWFEGKVFSCYDVGTWKPDPLVFQTACLSNSVNPDRALVIEDSIPGVQAAVAAGIRVLGFGPPDRHPELKKAGAVTFSRMNQLHGLMA, encoded by the coding sequence ATGCACACTTACGGTCATGCTCAAGACATCACTCCAACCCCTTGCATTATTGACGCCTTACCTATTGAAAACCTGCCTGACCTGATCATCTTTGATTGCGACGGCGTGTTGGTCCAGAGCGAAGAAATTACCCTCAGCGTATTGGCAAAGTTATTCAATGCCCACCTGCTCGATAGACGTCCCGAGTGGCCTCCGCTGGAGATCAACGACTGCATCCGACGTTTTAGAGGACGCAAGATCAATACGTGTCTTGATGAACTTCAGGATGAGTATTCGACCGTGCTGCCACTCTATTTTGAAACCGTGCTCAGGGAGCAGGCCTTAAGTCTCTATACAACCGATTTGCAGGCCACAGAAGGCATTATTGATCTGGTGTCGAGCCTCAATACTCGCCTGTGTGTGGCCTCTAGCGCACCGCGTTCGAAGATCGAACAGTGTTTGAAATTGACCCGCTTGTGGCCCTGGTTTGAAGGCAAGGTCTTCAGCTGTTACGACGTGGGTACCTGGAAGCCTGATCCGCTGGTTTTTCAGACAGCGTGTCTGAGCAACAGCGTCAATCCTGATCGGGCATTGGTCATAGAAGACAGCATTCCCGGTGTTCAGGCCGCGGTGGCTGCCGGGATACGGGTGTTGGGGTTCGGTCCTCCTGATCGACATCCCGAACTGAAAAAGGCGGGTGCCGTGACCTTTTCCAGAATGAATCAACTGCATGGCTTGATGGCGTGA
- a CDS encoding sulfotransferase family protein, which produces MNKMIALWAHPRSRSTVLERVFIERRDFEVFHEPFAHMAFDDHSAIPSDNLDCGLPTTYVAIKALLRSARERSHVFHKDMCYHCLRELKTDREFLIEQENIFIIREPGRSILSHFAIFPEMPLSAIGHKALYEVFCEVTRLTGKIPYVINADDLARNPEATVRRLCEHLKIEYLPQALNWNKACPPQWLPWRRWHEDAENSTGITATPASDFDADALKRIPRLMAYYDYHRPFYERMNQFTH; this is translated from the coding sequence ATGAACAAAATGATCGCGCTCTGGGCTCACCCTCGATCACGCTCAACTGTGCTGGAGCGTGTGTTTATCGAACGCAGGGATTTTGAAGTGTTTCACGAACCCTTTGCGCATATGGCTTTCGATGACCACTCCGCGATCCCTTCGGACAACCTCGATTGCGGGCTGCCCACAACCTATGTCGCGATCAAAGCGCTATTGCGTTCGGCACGCGAGCGCAGCCACGTCTTCCATAAAGACATGTGCTACCACTGCCTCCGTGAGCTAAAGACAGACCGGGAGTTTTTGATCGAGCAAGAGAACATATTCATTATTCGCGAGCCGGGTCGTTCAATCCTTTCGCATTTCGCTATTTTTCCGGAGATGCCCCTCAGTGCCATTGGGCATAAAGCACTTTATGAAGTGTTCTGTGAGGTGACCAGACTCACCGGAAAAATCCCCTACGTCATCAATGCCGATGACCTGGCCCGCAACCCCGAGGCGACAGTACGCAGGTTGTGCGAGCACCTGAAAATTGAGTATTTGCCTCAGGCCCTCAACTGGAATAAGGCCTGCCCACCCCAATGGCTACCGTGGAGGCGCTGGCATGAGGACGCTGAAAACAGCACGGGGATAACCGCGACCCCGGCCTCGGACTTTGATGCTGACGCGCTAAAACGTATCCCTCGATTAATGGCGTATTACGACTATCACCGGCCGTTTTATGAACGCATGAATCAGTTCACCCACTGA